In Pectobacterium brasiliense, a single genomic region encodes these proteins:
- the pdeH gene encoding cyclic-guanylate-specific phosphodiesterase, whose translation MAELIVQQEGHLNQVGAGFFQQGDAEPLGADYWHQCQRRYTFQPIYRTSGKLMAIELLTSVFSPTLPQKFISPEKYFANIDVETRLLIIVEQLQLLSQWSFRFTRDDLFASVNIDGMTLLALQNSLEAKRLIAAMPWIRFEMVENQGGLPKDILTKLPEAQTLWLDDFGCGMANFSSLMLAQYDCIKVARELFILLQQSSEGKTVFPALIALLSRFCNYVVIEGIETKEEWAIVQASHAYAAQGYYLSRPQPFENFEMLKLEL comes from the coding sequence ATGGCGGAACTCATAGTGCAGCAGGAAGGTCATCTTAATCAGGTTGGGGCAGGATTTTTCCAACAGGGAGACGCAGAGCCATTAGGCGCTGATTACTGGCACCAATGCCAACGGCGGTATACTTTTCAGCCCATTTACCGAACATCAGGTAAATTAATGGCTATTGAGTTACTGACTTCCGTTTTTTCTCCTACCCTGCCGCAAAAGTTCATCTCTCCTGAAAAATACTTCGCGAATATTGATGTTGAAACCCGCCTGTTAATTATTGTAGAACAACTGCAACTTTTATCTCAGTGGAGTTTTCGATTTACTCGCGACGATCTTTTTGCCTCTGTCAATATTGATGGTATGACGCTACTCGCGTTGCAAAATAGCCTGGAAGCCAAACGTCTGATCGCGGCAATGCCCTGGATTCGTTTTGAAATGGTCGAAAATCAGGGAGGGTTGCCAAAAGATATCTTAACTAAACTCCCAGAAGCGCAAACACTGTGGCTGGATGATTTCGGCTGCGGTATGGCGAATTTTTCATCACTCATGCTGGCTCAGTATGATTGCATAAAAGTGGCACGTGAGCTCTTCATTCTCCTGCAACAAAGTAGTGAAGGGAAAACCGTTTTCCCTGCGCTGATCGCTTTGCTATCGCGTTTTTGCAATTATGTGGTCATTGAGGGAATCGAAACCAAGGAAGAGTGGGCAATCGTTCAGGCATCACATGCTTATGCTGCCCAAGGATACTACCTCTCACGCCCTCAGCCGTTTGAGAATTTTGAGATGTTGAAGCTTGAACTTTAG
- a CDS encoding YfhL family 4Fe-4S dicluster ferredoxin produces the protein MALLITHKCINCDMCEPECPNQAISMGMDIYEIDTTLCTECVGHYDTPTCQKVCPIDNTIIKDPNHVEGNEQLWEKYVLMHHADRI, from the coding sequence ATGGCGTTACTTATCACCCATAAATGCATCAACTGTGACATGTGTGAGCCCGAGTGTCCTAATCAGGCTATTTCCATGGGCATGGACATTTATGAAATTGACACCACCCTCTGTACCGAGTGCGTAGGTCACTACGACACCCCTACGTGTCAGAAAGTCTGTCCGATCGACAATACGATCATCAAAGATCCAAACCATGTTGAAGGCAATGAGCAGTTGTGGGAAAAATATGTGCTCATGCACCATGCTGACAGGATTTAA
- the acpS gene encoding holo-ACP synthase, whose amino-acid sequence MAILGLGTDIVEIARIDAVIERSGERLARRILTDAEWMHYQQHQQPVRFLAKRFAVKEAAAKAFGTGIRNGLAFNQFEVFNDELGKPCLRFFAKAAELAEQMGVRHVHVTLADERRYACATVIIES is encoded by the coding sequence ATGGCGATTCTTGGGCTTGGAACAGATATTGTCGAAATCGCCCGTATTGACGCGGTGATTGAACGTTCAGGCGAGCGATTGGCTCGCCGCATTCTGACGGATGCTGAATGGATGCATTATCAGCAGCATCAGCAGCCTGTTCGTTTCCTCGCCAAGCGCTTTGCCGTGAAAGAAGCGGCAGCAAAAGCCTTTGGTACCGGAATTCGTAACGGGCTCGCGTTCAACCAGTTTGAAGTTTTTAATGACGAACTGGGTAAACCTTGCCTGCGGTTTTTTGCTAAAGCGGCAGAGCTGGCTGAACAAATGGGCGTCAGACACGTCCATGTGACGCTGGCTGACGAAAGACGCTATGCCTGTGCGACGGTGATTATCGAAAGCTGA
- the pdxJ gene encoding pyridoxine 5'-phosphate synthase, producing MAELLLGVNIDHIATLRNARGTAYPDPVQAAFVAEQAGADGITVHLREDRRHITDRDVRILRETLQTRMNLEMAVTEEMLNIACEVKPHFCCLVPEKRQEVTTEGGLDVAGQQEKIDNAVARLSQANILVSLFIDADKRQIDAAVASGAPYIEIHTGAYADAPDDAARQHEFERIRDAATYAAAKGLKVNAGHGLTYHNVLPIAALPEMHELNIGHAIIGRAVMSGLKDAVAEMKSLMREARR from the coding sequence ATGGCTGAACTGTTGCTTGGCGTTAACATCGATCACATTGCAACGCTGCGTAATGCGCGTGGAACGGCATACCCCGATCCCGTTCAGGCGGCTTTTGTCGCTGAGCAGGCGGGGGCGGATGGCATCACTGTGCACTTGCGTGAAGATCGTCGCCATATCACGGATCGTGATGTACGGATCCTGAGAGAAACGCTCCAAACCCGTATGAATCTGGAAATGGCGGTTACGGAAGAAATGCTGAACATCGCCTGTGAAGTGAAGCCGCATTTTTGCTGTCTGGTACCGGAAAAACGCCAGGAAGTGACCACCGAAGGTGGGCTGGATGTCGCGGGGCAGCAGGAAAAGATCGATAACGCAGTCGCCAGACTTAGCCAGGCTAATATCTTGGTTTCACTCTTCATTGACGCGGATAAGCGGCAAATTGATGCCGCCGTGGCCAGCGGTGCACCTTATATCGAAATCCATACTGGGGCGTATGCCGATGCGCCAGATGACGCAGCACGCCAACATGAGTTCGAGCGCATTCGTGATGCGGCGACTTACGCTGCGGCGAAGGGGCTTAAAGTCAATGCAGGCCACGGTCTTACGTACCACAACGTTCTGCCGATTGCTGCTTTGCCAGAAATGCACGAATTGAATATTGGGCATGCGATTATCGGGCGTGCGGTGATGAGCGGCCTGAAGGATGCCGTTGCCGAAATGAAGAGTCTGATGCGAGAAGCGCGCCGCTAA
- the recO gene encoding DNA repair protein RecO, protein MEGWQRAFVLHGRPYSETSLLLDLFSESDGRVRVLAKGARARRSSLKGCLQPFTPLLVRWSGRGEVKTLRSAEPVSLALPLTGSMLYSGLYVNELLSRVLEHETNYSALFFDYLHCLQHLAAQDASPEPALRRFELALLGYLGYGVDFLHCAGSGEPVADTMTYQYREERGFIASLVVDNKSFTGHELRSLASREFPDVGTLKAAKRFTRIALKPYLGGKPLKSRELFRQFVPAANLSKPASSDK, encoded by the coding sequence ATGGAAGGCTGGCAGCGCGCATTTGTCTTGCATGGGCGACCTTATAGCGAAACCAGCTTATTGCTGGATCTGTTTAGCGAAAGCGATGGTCGAGTTCGTGTGCTTGCCAAAGGCGCACGTGCCCGACGTTCTAGCTTGAAAGGCTGTTTACAGCCTTTCACTCCACTGCTGGTGCGCTGGAGTGGTCGGGGAGAAGTGAAAACATTACGCAGCGCCGAGCCTGTCTCGCTCGCGTTACCACTGACTGGCTCGATGCTTTATAGCGGTTTATACGTTAACGAACTGCTGTCCCGCGTGCTGGAACATGAAACCAATTACTCCGCTCTTTTCTTCGATTATCTCCACTGTTTACAACATCTTGCTGCACAGGATGCCTCTCCCGAGCCAGCATTAAGACGCTTTGAATTAGCGTTATTGGGCTATCTTGGATACGGCGTTGATTTCCTGCATTGTGCTGGTAGCGGTGAGCCGGTGGCCGATACCATGACTTATCAGTATCGAGAGGAAAGGGGATTTATTGCCAGCCTGGTGGTCGATAATAAAAGTTTTACCGGGCATGAATTACGCTCGCTGGCGTCGCGTGAGTTTCCTGATGTCGGCACGCTGAAGGCGGCAAAACGTTTCACCCGCATTGCGTTAAAGCCCTATCTGGGGGGAAAACCGCTGAAAAGTCGTGAACTGTTCCGCCAGTTTGTTCCTGCTGCTAATTTGTCCAAACCCGCATCTTCTGATAAATAA
- the era gene encoding GTPase Era: MSEVQTHCGFVAIVGRPNVGKSTLLNQLLGQKISITSRKPQTTRHRIMGIHTEGPYQAIYVDTPGLHIEEKRAINRLMNRAASSSIGDVELIIFVVEGTHWNDDDDMVLNKLRDQKLPVLLAINKVDNVTDKTKLLPHIQFLSQQMDFLDVVPISAEKGTNVDTIANIVRKHLPQATHHFPEDYITDRSQRFMASEIIREKLMRFLGEELPYSVTVEIERFVTNERGGYDINGLILVEREGQKKMVIGNKGAKIKTIGIESRQDMEEMFEAKVHLELWVKVKSGWADDERALRSLGYSEDL, from the coding sequence ATGAGCGAAGTACAGACACACTGCGGTTTTGTCGCGATTGTTGGTCGACCAAACGTCGGTAAATCGACGTTACTGAATCAATTACTGGGGCAGAAGATTTCTATTACGTCACGTAAGCCCCAGACGACGCGGCACCGCATTATGGGTATTCACACTGAAGGGCCTTATCAGGCTATTTATGTGGATACGCCGGGACTGCACATTGAAGAAAAACGGGCGATTAACCGCCTGATGAACCGTGCTGCCAGCAGCTCAATTGGTGACGTTGAGCTGATCATTTTCGTTGTTGAAGGTACACACTGGAACGACGACGACGACATGGTATTGAATAAGCTGCGCGATCAGAAACTCCCTGTGCTATTGGCGATCAATAAAGTCGATAACGTCACGGATAAAACCAAGCTGCTGCCGCATATCCAGTTCCTCAGCCAACAGATGGACTTCCTTGATGTTGTTCCTATCTCGGCTGAGAAGGGGACGAATGTCGATACGATTGCCAACATTGTGCGTAAACACTTACCGCAGGCAACCCATCATTTCCCGGAAGATTACATCACCGATCGCTCACAGCGCTTTATGGCGTCGGAAATTATCCGTGAAAAACTGATGCGTTTCCTGGGTGAAGAATTGCCGTATTCCGTAACGGTTGAAATCGAGCGTTTCGTGACGAACGAGCGCGGCGGTTATGACATCAACGGCCTGATTCTGGTTGAGCGTGAAGGCCAGAAGAAGATGGTTATTGGCAACAAAGGTGCCAAAATTAAAACCATTGGTATCGAATCTCGTCAGGATATGGAAGAGATGTTCGAAGCCAAGGTACACCTTGAGCTGTGGGTTAAAGTGAAATCCGGTTGGGCAGATGACGAACGTGCCCTGCGCAGCCTGGGTTATAGCGAAGACCTGTAA
- the rnc gene encoding ribonuclease III → MNPILINRLQRKLGYTFQQYELLLQALTHRSASSKHNERLEFLGDSILSFVIANALYHRFPKVDEGDMSRMRATLVRGNTLAEIAREFELGECLRLGPGELKSGGFRRESILADTVEALIGGIFLDSDIQTIERLILNWYQTRLDEISPGDKQKDPKTRLQEFLQGRHLPLPTYLVVQVRGEAHDQEFTIHCQVSGFSESVIGTGSSRRKAEQAAAEQALKKLELE, encoded by the coding sequence ATGAATCCCATCCTGATAAATCGTTTACAAAGAAAGCTGGGCTATACTTTTCAGCAGTACGAGCTTTTGTTACAGGCGCTGACGCACCGTAGCGCCAGCAGCAAACATAATGAAAGACTCGAATTCCTGGGTGACTCCATCCTGAGTTTTGTGATCGCCAATGCGCTGTATCACCGTTTCCCCAAGGTTGATGAAGGGGACATGAGTCGGATGCGAGCGACGCTGGTGCGAGGAAATACGCTGGCGGAAATCGCGCGTGAATTCGAACTGGGAGAGTGCTTACGCCTCGGTCCCGGTGAATTAAAAAGCGGTGGTTTCCGTCGAGAATCGATCCTGGCTGATACGGTCGAAGCGCTGATTGGCGGTATTTTCCTCGACAGCGATATTCAGACCATCGAACGTTTGATCCTGAACTGGTATCAGACGCGTCTGGATGAAATCAGTCCCGGCGATAAGCAAAAAGATCCGAAAACGCGGTTGCAGGAATTTCTGCAAGGGCGTCACTTACCTCTGCCGACCTATCTGGTGGTGCAGGTTCGTGGGGAAGCACACGATCAGGAATTTACTATCCACTGTCAGGTGAGCGGCTTTAGTGAGTCGGTCATTGGTACAGGATCGAGCCGTCGTAAAGCCGAACAGGCTGCGGCTGAACAAGCGTTGAAAAAACTGGAGCTTGAATGA
- the lepB gene encoding signal peptidase I produces the protein MANMFAVILAVVTLVTGIVWCLDRFVWAPARRKKFAAMSGADLADGAVSSKAIQQPGWIETIASVFPVVALVLVVRSFIYEPFQIPSGSMMPTLLIGDFILVEKFAYGIKEPFTQKTLIETGHPKRGDVVVFKYPSDPKVDFIKRVVGVPGDRVSYNPITKQVTIRPSCQGQQACDTALAVTYSNVQPSDFVQTFNQPGLESRSGFYEVPVNDNSVEGTRMGARKESLGNVTHNILLVPGQQDQLGGYYQQSQQQLATWVVPAGHYFMMGDNRDNSLDSRYWGFVPERNLVGKATAIWMSFEKQEGEWPTGVRLSRIGGIH, from the coding sequence ATGGCCAATATGTTTGCCGTAATTCTGGCAGTTGTGACGCTGGTCACGGGGATTGTCTGGTGTTTAGATCGTTTCGTCTGGGCACCCGCTCGCCGGAAGAAATTTGCTGCGATGAGCGGTGCCGATCTGGCTGATGGCGCGGTTTCATCGAAAGCGATTCAACAACCAGGTTGGATTGAGACGATAGCGTCCGTCTTCCCAGTCGTGGCTTTGGTATTGGTTGTGCGCTCCTTCATTTATGAGCCGTTTCAAATTCCATCGGGTTCGATGATGCCGACGCTGTTGATCGGTGATTTTATTCTGGTGGAGAAATTTGCCTACGGTATTAAAGAACCCTTCACGCAAAAAACGCTGATTGAAACCGGTCATCCGAAGCGTGGCGACGTGGTGGTGTTTAAATATCCGTCCGATCCTAAAGTAGACTTCATCAAACGCGTGGTTGGCGTACCGGGCGATCGCGTGAGCTATAACCCGATAACCAAGCAGGTGACGATTCGTCCATCCTGTCAGGGGCAGCAGGCGTGTGATACCGCATTGGCGGTTACGTACAGTAACGTACAGCCTAGCGATTTTGTTCAGACCTTCAACCAGCCAGGACTGGAGTCGCGTAGCGGTTTTTATGAGGTACCTGTCAATGACAACAGCGTGGAAGGGACCCGTATGGGCGCGCGCAAAGAGTCATTAGGCAATGTAACGCATAATATTCTCTTGGTACCGGGCCAGCAGGATCAGCTTGGTGGTTATTACCAGCAATCGCAGCAGCAGCTTGCGACATGGGTTGTCCCAGCAGGGCACTACTTCATGATGGGCGATAACCGCGACAATAGTCTGGATAGCCGCTATTGGGGCTTTGTACCAGAGAGAAATCTGGTCGGTAAAGCCACCGCTATCTGGATGAGCTTTGAGAAGCAGGAAGGCGAATGGCCTACCGGCGTACGTTTGAGTCGCATCGGTGGCATTCATTAA
- the lepA gene encoding translation elongation factor 4 has product MKHIRNFSIIAHIDHGKSTLSDRIIQICGGLTEREMAAQVLDSMDLERERGITIKAQSVTLDYKAQDGQTYQLNFIDTPGHVDFSYEVSRSLAACEGALLVVDAGQGVEAQTLANCYTALDMNLEVVPVLNKIDLPAADPDRVAQEIEDIVGIDATDAVRCSAKTGIGVPDVLERLVRDIPPPEGSPDEPLQALIIDSWFDNYLGVVSLVRIKNGTMRKGDKIKVMSTGQVYNADRLGIFTPKQIDRDVLNCGEVGWLVCAIKDILGAPVGDTLTLARHPAEKALPGFKKVKPQVYAGLFPISSDDYEAFRDALGKLSLNDASLFYEPESSTALGFGFRCGFLGLLHMEIIQERLEREYDLELITTAPTVVYEVETTAKETIYVDSPSKLPPLNNIQELREPIAECHMLMPQEYLGNVITLCIEKRGVQTNMVYHGNQVALTYEIPMAEVVLDFFDRLKSTSRGYASLDYGFKRFQASDMVRVDVLINNERVDALALITHRDNSQYRGREFVEKMKELIPRQQFDIAIQAAIGNHIIARSTVKQLRKNVLAKCYGGDVSRKKKLLQKQKDGKKRMKQVGNVELPQEAFLAILHVGKDSK; this is encoded by the coding sequence ATGAAGCATATACGAAATTTCTCCATTATTGCCCATATCGACCACGGTAAATCAACGTTATCTGACCGTATTATCCAGATTTGCGGCGGTTTAACCGAGCGTGAAATGGCGGCGCAGGTTCTGGATTCCATGGATCTGGAACGTGAACGCGGAATAACGATTAAAGCGCAAAGCGTCACGCTGGATTATAAAGCGCAGGACGGCCAAACCTACCAGTTAAACTTCATCGATACGCCTGGGCACGTTGACTTTTCTTATGAAGTTTCCCGTTCGCTCGCCGCCTGTGAAGGCGCGCTGCTTGTCGTTGACGCTGGTCAGGGTGTTGAAGCTCAAACGCTGGCTAACTGTTATACCGCGCTGGATATGAATCTGGAAGTGGTGCCGGTTCTGAATAAGATCGACCTGCCTGCTGCCGATCCGGATCGTGTTGCTCAGGAAATTGAAGACATCGTCGGCATTGATGCCACCGACGCCGTGCGCTGCTCTGCAAAAACGGGGATTGGCGTGCCGGATGTTCTGGAACGTCTGGTGCGTGATATTCCGCCGCCGGAAGGCAGCCCTGATGAACCGTTGCAGGCGCTGATTATCGACTCCTGGTTTGATAACTACCTTGGCGTTGTGTCACTGGTACGTATCAAAAACGGCACGATGCGCAAAGGCGACAAAATTAAGGTGATGAGCACGGGTCAGGTTTATAACGCCGACCGTCTCGGTATTTTTACGCCGAAGCAGATCGACCGCGATGTATTGAACTGCGGCGAAGTAGGCTGGTTGGTGTGCGCCATCAAAGATATTTTGGGTGCTCCAGTAGGGGACACGCTGACTCTGGCGCGTCATCCGGCTGAAAAAGCGTTACCTGGCTTCAAGAAAGTCAAACCGCAGGTCTACGCTGGCCTGTTCCCGATTAGCTCCGACGACTATGAAGCATTCCGCGATGCGTTAGGCAAGCTGAGCCTCAATGATGCCTCTCTGTTCTATGAGCCAGAAAGCTCTACCGCGCTGGGCTTTGGTTTCCGCTGTGGCTTCCTGGGGCTGCTGCACATGGAGATCATTCAGGAACGTCTGGAACGTGAGTACGATCTGGAACTGATCACTACGGCACCGACAGTGGTGTATGAAGTAGAAACGACGGCTAAAGAAACCATTTATGTTGATAGCCCGTCTAAACTGCCGCCGCTGAACAATATTCAGGAACTGCGCGAACCAATTGCCGAGTGTCACATGCTGATGCCTCAGGAATATTTGGGTAACGTGATTACGCTTTGTATTGAGAAGCGTGGCGTGCAGACGAACATGGTGTACCACGGTAATCAGGTTGCGTTGACGTATGAGATCCCGATGGCCGAGGTGGTACTCGATTTCTTCGATCGCCTGAAATCAACGTCTCGTGGTTATGCTTCGCTGGATTATGGCTTCAAACGTTTCCAAGCATCAGACATGGTGCGCGTTGATGTATTAATCAACAACGAGCGTGTTGATGCCTTGGCTCTGATTACTCACCGTGATAATTCACAATATCGTGGTCGTGAATTCGTCGAAAAGATGAAAGAACTGATTCCACGTCAGCAGTTTGATATCGCGATTCAGGCCGCAATTGGTAACCACATTATTGCGCGCTCTACGGTTAAGCAATTGCGTAAAAACGTACTGGCCAAGTGTTATGGTGGCGACGTCAGCCGTAAGAAGAAACTGTTGCAGAAACAGAAAGACGGTAAGAAACGTATGAAGCAGGTCGGTAACGTCGAACTGCCGCAAGAAGCGTTTCTGGCAATTCTTCACGTCGGCAAAGACAGTAAATAA
- the rseC gene encoding SoxR-reducing system protein RseC, with protein sequence MIKEWATVVSWQDGIAELRCEPSSGCGTCKSRSSCGTGLLSQLGLSAENTLFVPYDRPLEVGQKVELGISEGRLLFSAALVYFVPLVGLLLGAAICQTLFGTDLAAVIGALLGGGVAFIGVKRWAKQLGKNKRYEPVILQIALPGTLLQN encoded by the coding sequence GTGATTAAAGAGTGGGCAACGGTAGTGTCATGGCAGGATGGCATCGCAGAGCTGCGGTGTGAGCCCAGTTCGGGCTGCGGCACCTGTAAATCCCGTTCGTCGTGTGGAACGGGTTTATTAAGTCAGCTTGGGCTCTCTGCTGAAAATACGTTGTTCGTTCCTTACGATCGGCCTTTAGAAGTGGGACAAAAAGTGGAATTGGGCATTTCCGAGGGGCGGCTGTTGTTTTCCGCTGCTCTGGTTTATTTCGTTCCGCTGGTTGGGCTGCTGCTCGGCGCGGCGATTTGCCAAACGTTATTCGGCACCGATCTGGCTGCTGTTATTGGTGCGCTGCTAGGCGGTGGCGTGGCGTTTATTGGCGTGAAGCGTTGGGCGAAGCAGTTGGGTAAGAATAAGCGTTATGAGCCCGTTATCCTGCAAATCGCACTGCCGGGCACGCTCTTACAAAATTGA
- the rseB gene encoding sigma-E factor regulatory protein RseB: MKRVWSAACFLIGSLFYSTFAPAQNVEPGALLQQMNGAIRSLNYEISFINITLQGFESVRYRHAVVNNRALAQLLFMDGPRREIVQRGNEVSYFDPGFEPFTLTSDHIVDSLPSLVFADFQKLSPYYDFVPADGRVRIADRLASGIRVISRDGTRYSYTVWIDADSKLPLRIDLQDRNGDKRLEQFLTTSLIVDDDVVSVMRPLEGIKLPPALPAPAAEKGDFTWGPEWLPTGMKELSHNKKILPGSSIPLETRLYSDGLFSFSINISPSSDVSEEQSVLTGRRSIHTVMKGNREITVVGDIPPSTAKRVADSIILKAQP, translated from the coding sequence ATGAAGCGTGTTTGGTCCGCCGCCTGTTTTCTGATTGGCAGCCTGTTTTATTCTACTTTCGCCCCGGCTCAGAATGTTGAGCCGGGCGCGTTGCTGCAACAGATGAATGGCGCTATTCGTTCTCTGAATTACGAAATTTCCTTTATTAACATTACCCTGCAAGGGTTCGAGTCGGTACGGTATCGCCATGCTGTGGTGAACAACCGTGCCTTGGCACAGTTGCTGTTTATGGACGGGCCGCGACGCGAGATCGTGCAGCGTGGTAATGAAGTCAGCTATTTCGATCCTGGTTTTGAGCCATTTACGCTCACTAGCGACCATATCGTTGACTCTCTCCCTTCTCTGGTGTTCGCTGATTTCCAGAAACTCTCGCCCTATTATGATTTTGTTCCTGCCGATGGGCGGGTGCGCATTGCCGATCGTCTGGCATCAGGCATTCGGGTCATCTCACGCGATGGCACACGCTACAGCTATACGGTGTGGATTGATGCGGACTCGAAACTTCCACTGCGCATTGATTTACAGGATCGCAATGGCGACAAACGGTTGGAGCAATTCTTAACGACATCACTGATTGTTGACGATGATGTAGTGAGCGTGATGCGTCCGCTGGAAGGTATCAAACTTCCTCCTGCGCTACCCGCGCCTGCTGCGGAAAAAGGTGATTTTACCTGGGGGCCGGAATGGCTACCTACCGGGATGAAAGAGCTGTCGCACAACAAAAAGATATTGCCAGGTTCGTCCATTCCGCTTGAAACACGTCTGTATAGCGATGGTTTATTCAGCTTTTCGATTAACATTAGCCCGTCTTCTGACGTGAGCGAGGAACAATCTGTGCTCACGGGGCGACGCTCTATTCACACTGTCATGAAAGGCAATCGAGAGATTACCGTCGTTGGCGATATTCCTCCTTCTACGGCTAAACGCGTGGCTGACAGCATTATTTTGAAGGCGCAACCGTGA
- the rseA gene encoding anti-sigma-E factor RseA, translating to MQKEKLSALMDGEAVDSELLGALSRDDALQQSWQSYHLIRDAMRGDVSENVIHLDIASRVAAAIEKEPVRLVPQAQPESQPQPVEWTKMPFWHKIRPWGSQLTQVGVAACVSLAVIVGVQNYQQGNASEQVVESGVFSTLPAMGTASPVSLGVPSENVAPNSGQQKSDMQRNRLNAILQDYELQRRLHAEHALPQDDQQAAIQVPGTQSLGTQPR from the coding sequence ATGCAGAAAGAGAAACTTTCCGCTTTAATGGATGGCGAAGCAGTAGATTCCGAACTGTTAGGCGCACTGTCACGGGATGATGCGTTGCAGCAAAGTTGGCAAAGTTATCATCTGATTCGTGATGCGATGCGTGGTGATGTGAGTGAAAACGTGATTCACCTGGACATCGCTTCTCGTGTTGCCGCTGCAATCGAAAAAGAACCTGTTCGTCTGGTTCCACAAGCGCAGCCTGAATCTCAGCCACAGCCTGTCGAGTGGACGAAGATGCCTTTCTGGCACAAAATCCGCCCGTGGGGCAGCCAGTTGACGCAAGTCGGTGTGGCCGCCTGCGTCTCTTTAGCGGTGATTGTCGGCGTACAAAATTACCAGCAGGGTAATGCTTCCGAACAGGTTGTGGAATCTGGCGTGTTCAGCACCTTACCCGCTATGGGCACCGCCTCTCCAGTGAGTCTGGGCGTGCCGTCAGAAAATGTTGCCCCTAACAGCGGTCAACAAAAATCCGATATGCAGCGCAATCGCCTTAACGCTATTTTGCAGGACTACGAATTACAGCGCCGGCTGCATGCCGAACACGCTCTGCCGCAGGACGATCAGCAAGCGGCAATTCAGGTTCCCGGTACTCAATCATTAGGAACACAGCCCCGGTAA
- the rpoE gene encoding RNA polymerase sigma factor RpoE gives MSEQLADQVLVERVQKGDQKSFNLLVVRYQHKVASLVSRYVPQGDVPDVVQESFIKAYRALESFRGDSAFYTWLYRIAVNTAKNYLVAQGRRPPSSDIDANDAENYENAGALKEISNPENLMLSEELRSIVFRTIESLPEDLRLAITLRELDGLSYEEIAVIMDCPVGTVRSRIFRAREAIDNKVQPLIQR, from the coding sequence ATGAGCGAGCAACTGGCAGATCAGGTTCTGGTCGAGCGAGTCCAAAAAGGCGATCAAAAATCGTTTAACTTGTTGGTCGTTCGTTATCAGCATAAGGTAGCGAGCCTGGTATCGCGGTATGTTCCCCAAGGGGACGTGCCGGACGTGGTACAGGAATCGTTTATTAAAGCCTATCGCGCGTTAGAGTCATTCCGCGGCGATAGCGCGTTCTATACGTGGCTGTATCGTATCGCAGTGAATACGGCCAAGAATTATCTGGTAGCTCAGGGACGCCGCCCGCCTTCCAGCGACATTGATGCCAATGACGCGGAAAATTATGAAAATGCGGGTGCACTGAAAGAAATATCGAACCCTGAGAATTTAATGTTGTCAGAAGAATTACGAAGCATCGTTTTCCGAACTATTGAGTCTTTACCGGAAGATTTACGTTTAGCGATTACGCTGCGTGAGTTGGACGGTTTAAGCTACGAAGAGATCGCCGTGATTATGGATTGTCCCGTTGGCACTGTTCGTTCTCGTATTTTCCGGGCGCGGGAAGCGATTGATAATAAAGTACAACCGCTTATTCAGCGCTAG